TCTCTGGGAATTATTTCTATTTCGGACATGCCCAGGAATCTCTGGCAGTCATAACGATAATTGACAATCTGGCCAAGTCAAATTAACATTGCTAGAGGTCAAATTGCATTTGCTCGGGGAATTTCTGATTGCTTCCGTTTTTTCGACCCATTGTTATAGTATATCTGTGAAGACCGCTGCCCGAAAATACAACATACATAGGTAAACACAGCTCTATTAGGAATGCAATGCACGCAACGCAAAGCGGCCATAAAGACGTTTGGGCCAAAGCAGCAGCCAAATTAAAACGGGCCAGAAACAGTAgccaaaataacaaaaaaatgaaaaaacacAACAACAGAAAATGAGCAGACGTGCCACGGTCAAGAGTGACCTCtaacccaccgcccaccgccccttTCGTGGGCCACCACCCACCTAGTAGAGCCAAGAGTCAACTAAGGTTTTACTATAAAAGCCAGGGCTTTTGCGACTGTTTAATCATATCAGTTTCTGTTCAGTCAGCGGATACAACCAAAAACAATCCATCCAAGATGTTCAAGTTTGTGAGTATCTAAGGGATAAAGGATAATAAAGTGcccgaaaaaaaaacaatttataagaaaatattgtgttaaaaaataaatcattaggGTTCAAAACAATAGGAACTACTCAATAACTATTTTCATTACCTCACCAAGTATTaaagagattttaaaattattttcacttgttaaataatataaaatatacagtgctcaacaaaacaaaaacaaaaactaaattaatttatgataggaaaacaacaattttgggtaaaaaatacaaagtttccattaataaaaaatagtttttgaagatataacaatttttcatttcacataaaaagtataatacaataaaatatacaGTGCTAAGCAAAAGGAAATTCAAACATgcataacaataaaaatataaaggcattttttatttataatctaaattcacaatttttaagtttttaaacagTATGAGCTGTTTCCTATTGATATTCCATTTGATCTTTAAGTCTTCTTTTGTTAAACTAGGTCCATTATTACTCCTAGGGCTGTAATTACTATCCTTGACTAATCAAATCCTCCCCTTTCCCCGACTCCATAACCAGTTCGCTCTGTGCCTGTGCGCCCTGTTGGCCGTTGCCTGTGGCAAGCCGCAGTTCCTGACCGCCTACAGTGCGGCCTCCCCCCTGGTGGCTGCCTCGCCGTACGCCTACTCCAGTGGCCTCTACGCCTCCCCGTACAGTGCGGCCTACACCAGCGGCGTCTACGCCACGCCCTACGCCTACGGAGCCTACAGCCCCTACAGCAGCGCCCTCTACCTGAGACGCTGAAGCGGGTGCACACCGTACTTGGATAATTCCTGACGACGACGACCTAATGAACAAATAAACCTGataaaacagataaagattcaCAGACCAAAGGCCAGCTATTTGCTGTCATTTGCTTTGAGCAACTGCAGATTAAAAGGGGGCTAAAAAATGGGAGTGGCCAGGCCCCGCACTCGAAAAAATGCACTCGTTAAACAATATTGCACTCTTAAACACACTggaaaaatacaacaaaaaattggcaacaataaaagaccaaaaacatttcaaaatagtaaaaaatttgtatttatattcgaaaaattaaaacatttaaatttagaataaatagaaaaggaaatagatttttacaaattcttattttttaaagctatgTTTATAAGGCATTCAtacttctttttattatttttttcataaaaatattttagcttaGACTTAATGCCATATTTTTGCTAGCTTTTTCCGCAGTGTAGAGTGTTTGTGGAAGCAAAAGAGGcgtgttttaaaatatttacgaaTTTGTTGCTGTCGTTGTTGCCGGTTTTGCTTGGCAATTTCCGTTAGCTATCAAAAACATTCGCTTTGCCTCGTATATCATGTTTCATGTGGCAAACCGGGGGTTTTCGGGTAGCTTTAGGGGGCGTTGCAAAAGGGGGTGGCAGAAGGGGCAGGGCTATGGGGTCGGGGGTCAACTGTCGCTGGCATGCGTCGGCGTGCATTTGCATCGCTGCTAAAATGTGCAAATTATGGCAACTAAGTTGCCTTATGTTGTCCCAAGCACGCAATGGGTTAAGTGGGATGCACTcgaaaaaatcacaaaaatataactCTTTTTTTACTATCATTTTGACCAGAAAAATAATAGACTTTAGAGAAACATAGTTCATACATCATACATATTTCAAAAGACAAGCAAAAGGTAATTGTTTATCACGGCTTCCAAAGAACTTACTAAGgttttgaaataatttgttaTGGAGCTCAAGAGTATGCagcaatataaatttaatccCATTGCTAAGGCTCTTCCTaagcagcatacttttagacaccttcaAGATTGATATTTTCCCaattacttaaattatttcaatctTCAAAGTAcggaaaatagtttaaaatcaaataaaaaatattgaaaaataaaaaaaaatactttagaGTGTAGGGAGTGGCAGGGACTTTCTTTGAGCCTCTGATTCACTTTCCCCCGCTGCCACCTTAGCACACAGCCCTGCATTTCCGGCTCACACTTTCCCTGCCTTTCTCTTTCCCTTTTCAGTCCTATTTCTCATTTTCAGACGTCAGCTTCAGTGTCGCCATTTGCATAATGCATGTGTGCTAGTGTGCTGGTGTACTGGTGCAAGTGTTTGCAGCATCCTTTCAGGCGCAATTGTGCACCGTGGTCCTGCGAAAAAAGAGCATCAAAATGCATATGGAAATTGGCCCGAAATGAAAAATATGTGCAACATCCTGAATAAATGCATTTAGATAAGGCAAATGTGGTTAAATGTTGAATAATGTTCATGCTAATGTTGTTTTCCACTTGATTGGCCTGAAGGAGAAGGCACTCCACAGTGGAATAATGCGGTAAAGCataaataatgtaaataaaatgagttgcaaataaatcaaaaggcTATGAGGGAAGCTAATGGCCAAGAAAAATAGGAGCTTACATTATTCATAAGCATAAAATGTTGTTGATcctgtttaaaaaatacagatATAAAATGACACTGGGATTTTGTGGCCATATTATGAACCAATACAAAAGTTTTAACCACATTAACCTCAACATTTTCCTTTACGCCCCGAAGTTAACCACATAATTTCCCGCCCTTTAATGCCCACaatgtagaaataaaaacGGCAATCAACTTTTCACTTAACTTGCCATTAATTTGCCATTGTTTTCTTAGGACTTTGTCGCCCACAGAGCAAACAGAAACTGTTTTTCCAGGCCGACACACCACGGTACTTTTGCGGAGGGGAAAAGCGGGGGAAAAGCGGGGGAAAAGCAGGAAAAATCTGTCATCAGCAGGGTGCCTACCTCAAAACTTCtacttctttttattttctctttgaGCTTAGAGCAAACTTTAAGATGTGTGTGTATAAAAAAAGTGAAGCGggaaaatttggcaaaatCTAAATCTAATTTGCATCGTGGGGCGGATAATGGTAAGCCACAGGAGGCGGCGACTTGCAAAAGAAAGCACCCACGCACCACGCTTTTCCGAATTTTCCGCCCCCTCTATATCTTTTTCGCATACGCACACGCAGGGGAATGTCAAAAGTCATTGCATATTTTTCGGGAGCATTTCTTCGACGTACCTTATCCTCCCACACTCCCATACAGACACATCCTTCGATTTTCCAGACTGTGTAGTCCATCAATGTCAAACTTACCTGTAAGAAAAGAGAAGAGCACAAAAGGTGATGAGATAAAAGAGCATTCGTGGTCTGGGGAATGGCAGGAATAATTCAGGTTAAATAAAGTTAAGTGTTTGCATGGCCCCTCACGTAAATAACAATATCAAATGAGCCATCAAAAAAATTCTTGGGGAAGATGCGACTACCAGGTGCTTCTTAACGGGATGAAGGGGGGCTTTAACTGTAggatatttcaaataaataaaatatttactttttggtcgatatgtaaatttattaatGGGATTTCTGAttgtttaatttcaaaaaagaaatgcgtaggaataattaaaaaacctaagttattatttttaacctGCAGATTAGAAAATACATCTTAACATTCATTAATTTTGCCTTgagaaaacaaataattaaaattaataatttgggGATAACACAAAccactttgttttttaataataatgttaaCTTTAAGTGTCTAAAActatgcaacaaaatatttttagctcAGAAGTACAATAAATTGTTATAGTATATACTAGTACTATACTTTTTCTCAGTGGTTTCCCACAAATGTAGGAGACATTGCCACTTCATTGGCCTTTTGAGCTGCCCACGCAATGTTTGTTCTTGAAATGTTTTGCTTTGTGGCCATTGGACTAAGTGAATGGCACgccaaatcaaatttaaataaacgtcAGCGTTATTCTTCAGGAATGTAGATAATTAAGTTTACCAACAGAGACAAAGAAGGATAATTAAACGTGGTCGCAAAGAAACTTTGTTAGTGTTAGTTTCATTAATTTCAACACTTCTTcggcaatttaaaaattgtatataaaatatttaaactccGAAGATACACTATTTAAGATTCAACCATTTAAAATCATCTCCTCTCCCAGGATTCGTCTACTTTCCGTGCCATAAGCCCTCTTGAATTTCAAGTAAAGCGTTTCCCTGGTTATAATTTATTAGTAAATCATTGCGCTTATCAATTTTCGCCCCTGTTTAATGATGGCCACTGGCGAGAATTCCGGGCCGACACGCAATTAATTGCCGGACTATTAGCAGGGCGAACAAAAGGAGCCAACAAAGCACTCAACAAGTGATTACACCACGCTATCCTTTCTTCGAgggtttttcctttttttgttggGCTTGAAACATATTTAACCCCGTCGAAACGGTAAGGACAAAGGATGCCGGGCGCCTTTTGTTCGTATTCCCGGGactattaaaaattcattgCTCAAGTGTGAGTGTGGAAATGAACAACAGTTTTCAGCCAACCTCTGTTAAAAATGCAGGACAACAATTTCCGTTTCCTGTCGCCGGGACGGTGTTTCAATCTCAATTGCTGCTGCTTTCGCTTGCGAAACATCCTggcccaaaaataataaaaggaaaGCGAAGGATAATGTCGGCCTATTAGCCAGGGCCCAAATCAAAGTGCTGATGGGCTGGAAAGCGTTTGGCGCTGACAGGACATCTCAATTGGCACTCCACTCCATCGGCCCCTTATATCTCTTTTTCTCTGGGAGTATCTCCCCGCTCCACTGTATGTGTATCCTACAGATATCCTTTTTTGCTCCTATATTTCGCCGTTTTCTCTGATTACGCACACACGCAAGATAGAGTCAAGTCTGGCGTTAAATTGAATCCGCGGCACAATTTTTTCTTCACATTGCAGCGCGTTCAACGTGGCGTATAATCGATTTTCATTCAGTTTACCCACGTTTCCACATTTGTATatgaaattcttttattttttcagacTTGTAAATTTTCTCAGCCGTCGTTGGTAAAGGTTCGCGTccaactaaaactaaaatcaaTCGCAAAGGCggtcaaaataaaagaaaactgTCACAATGACCATTGGTTGTGAAAACGTACACTgggaaaattgtaaaaaaaagtaagcgaaaaaaacataaaaattttatagaacagatataaaaacaaaataaaatacatatatagtgTAAACAGTATTTTTAATACCTTTCATTGAGtcatacttttaaaaattttaaaatatatttttttcaagtttCTGATTTAggattttgtttctttatttataaatttagtaGACAATAAACAATTCATAAATTGCAAAATTTCCTTAAAGTGATAGGCTGGCAGGTCATTAAGTCAACGTGAAACGAAGCTTAGAAGGTCGTAAAAAAGAATAGAGCACCAAAACATAAAACCCACATAAATCAATAGTGGAAAAGGCATACAAAAAATGGCATGAGATGAGCACAAAATGGAAATGGTTACGAGtgctaaataaaattaaagcagTAGCTAACTCTTAACAAGCTACCATGATTTACccaacaaaattattaaaagtacacatttattttgataacttccattaaaagttattagtTTGTTCAAAGCCGCGaggtaataatattaataatattttagaaccaagttaatcaaattaaacttTGCCTGACAATACCTTCACCACAAAGTTATCCTGCCTTTCtatagaaaaaaaacatttcttcaGCAgggaaaactttaaattttctccAAACTTTCCCTGCAGCTCGGGAGATGGCTCAGTTCAACTTGTCATTGGCCAGATCCGTGTCCGAGTGGCACGACCTGAAAGTTTGCATAAAGAATTCTCTTTCCCTGGCCGCCCGCAACAACAAACTGGGCCGTAATTACATGAGCAACTTTCCGCCTGGCCAacatggcgtatgagtaaCCGCTTTTATTGTCATTTGCCGCGCTACTCAATAAACTCAGCAAGGGGTGAGTGGAAAATCAGAGGGCGGTGGGCTTGGGGTGGGGTTTGCAGAGCTTTGAATGCAATTATGTGCAGCACATGACCAGAATTCAGTCACCGAAGAGGCAGCGGTGGAGGGGTAAGTGTAGGTGGACAACCACCGGAAGGATGTCGGAAGGAT
This window of the Drosophila biarmipes strain raj3 chromosome 3L, RU_DBia_V1.1, whole genome shotgun sequence genome carries:
- the LOC108034795 gene encoding uncharacterized protein LOC108034795, coding for MFKFFALCLCALLAVACGKPQFLTAYSAASPLVAASPYAYSSGLYASPYSAAYTSGVYATPYAYGAYSPYSSALYLRR